In the Engystomops pustulosus chromosome 2, aEngPut4.maternal, whole genome shotgun sequence genome, one interval contains:
- the LOC140117055 gene encoding uncharacterized protein: MGWWEENVVYHLDAFKTWVAGWYRYIDDILLLWSGTHEDCHDFINQLNTNPWNIKLTAHISDVSVDFLDIQISFHPTHLKNGIPTGQFFRVKRNCSNEEDFKQHAYDLTSRFRDRGYPRKTISKGFLRAKNSERCQLLQTKVRPVDPRPRLITTYNNQWTEIHGILRKNWNILRSDNRLIPFLTDKPHITARRSKNLKDALTNSHFQRPLTPLGRGTRLLGSFPCGECSVCPFVLRSECFEDQTLKRKYKIRSYINCKTKGVIYILICPCRKLYVGQTTQELRKRCQQHLSTIRTASSDQQKGKKLTSVALHFLRFHGGCSRGLKIVGLEKVTLNNRGGDIVPLLLRNESRWIYMLNTMAPNGLNEELLFTGHYRT, from the exons atggggtggtgggaggagaatgTGGTCTACCACCTTGACGCCTTTAAGACCTGGGTAGCAGGGTGGTATCGTTACATCGATGACATTCTCCTTCTGTGGTCAGGTACCCATGAGGACTGCCACGACTTCATCAATCAACTTAACACCAACCCATGGAACATAAAATTGACTGCCCACATCTCAGACGTGTCAGTGGACTTCCTGGATATCCAAATCAG CTTCCACCCAACCCATCTTAAGAACGGTATACCCACGGGACAATTTTTTCGGGTTAAACGGAACTGTAGCAATGAAGAAGATTTTAAACAACATGCATATGATCTAACCTCCCGTTTCAGGGACAGAGGCTATCCTCGCAAGACCATTTCCAAGGGCTTCCTTCGAGCTAAGAACAGCGAACGTTGCCAGCTACTTCAAACCAAAGTACGACCGGTAGATCCTAGACCGAGACTGATTACAACTTATAACAATCAGTGGACAGAAATACATGGCATTCTAAGAAAAAATTGGAACATCCTTAGGAGTGACAACAGACTCATCCCGTTTCTCACAGACAAACCACACATCACAGCCAGACGCTCAAAGAACCTAAAGGACGCTTTGACTAATAGCCACTTTCAACGCCCTCTGACTCCTCTGGGACGAGGAACACGTCTACTGGGCTCTTTCCCATGTGGAGAATGTTCCGTCTGCCCCTTCGTCTTACGATCTGAGTGCTTCGAAGACCAGACATTGAAGAGAAAATATAAAATTAGGAGCTACATCAATTGTAAAACAAAGGGAGTTATTTATATTCTAATATGCCCCTGTCGCAAATTATATGTGGGTCAGACCACACAGGAGCTCCGAAAGAGATGCCAACAGCATCTGTCAACAATTCGGACGGCCTCCTCGGACCAACAAAAGGGCAAAAAGCTGACCTCGGTTGCTCTTCATTTTCTACGGTTTCATGGAGGTTGTTCACGGGGCCTCAAGATTGTTGGCTTGGAAAAAGTCACACTTAACAACAGGGGGGGCGACATCGTCCCACTTCTATTGCGCAATGAATCCAGGTGGATTTACATGCTGAACACCATGGCTCCTAATGGATTGAACGAGGAACTTCTTTTCACGGGACACTACAGAACATAG